The following nucleotide sequence is from Pseudoalteromonas xiamenensis.
TCCCAAATTAAGAGGGTTATGCCGCTTACCTATCTCTACACCTGGATGATCGGTTGGAATCAGCGCACAGGTAATCCCCAAGTCAACGTTGGTTCCAAGTAATCGATCGGGGTCCTTAACTTTGAACGCAAGACCCAATACCGTCGCCACTGGTGCGAGCGTAATGTAGCGCTTGTCCCATGTGAGTGACAGTCCCAACACCTCTTGCCCATCAATTGTTTGTTTACAGACAATACCAAAATCGGGGATACCACCAGCATCCGAACCGGCTTCGGGACCTGTCAACGCGAAACAAGGTATTGCTTCGCCTGTTGCCAGTTTTGGTAGCCATTGCTCTTGTTGTTCGTGAGTCCCGTAATGAAGTAACAGCTCTGCTGGGCCTAAACTATTTGGTACCATGACAGTCACCGCGGCTGACAGGCTTTTGCTTGCAATTCTAGAGACGATATAGGAGTTTGCTTGGGCTGAAAATTGTAAACCACCGTAACTTTCTGGAATGATGAATGAAAAGAAACCTTTTTCTTTTATAAATTTCCAGACATTTTTTGGCAGGTCCATATTCTTCGCGATTTGCGCTTCATCAAGCATGGCGAGCAACGTTTCTAGATCATTATCAATAAACGCTTTTTCACGCTCGCTCAAGGCTGGTTTTGGATAAGAATGCAGTTTTGACCAATTAGGACGACCTGAAAACAAATCCGCATCCCACCAAACATCACCCGCCTCCATAGCCTCTTGCTCAGTTTGGGATAGCGGTGGAAGTGCTTTTTTAAAAAACTTCATAACGGGCTTTGAAACTAAGCTATATCGAATGTCCTTCACCAGCAGCATTATCACAATGACTGCCACGATAAAAATGAACCAACTCATACTCATGTTCCTTGGTAATAACTGCTAAAAGTATGGTTCAAAATGTTATAAATTCAATACGCTAGTTTAATCTCATTGCAATTACCAAGTGCGGTCCAACGCATCGCAATTGTTCCCTACTTCATGCCCTGCTATCATGACTGTTCCAATAACAACAAGTGAACGTGACGATGAAAACGAAACTCACTCTAAGCGCTTTAATGGTGGCAAGTGCCTTAGCCTTAACAGGTTGCCAACAAGAAAAAGTATCAAGCCCTGCCCCACTTACCGAAAAAGACGCAGAACAATTCTTAACTAAAGTTGAAACTGAGTTGCTTAACTTGAACGTAGAAAGCGGTCAAGCACAGTGGATTTACGCAAACTTTATCACGCATGACACCGCCAATTTGGCTGCTCAAGCTAATCAAAAATTCACTGAGGCAGTCGTAAGTTTAGCAAATGAAGCTGCAAAGTTTGATAGTTTAGAGCTCAATGCCGACAACCGACGTAAGCTGGATATTTTAAAGCTGGCGCTAACACTCCCTGCTCCACAAGATCCTGTAAAAACGGCTCGAGTTTCTGAACTCGCCGCGGAACTGGATGGTATGTACGGCAAAGGTAAATACTGTAAAGACGACGGCCAGTGTTTAAGTCTTGGTGATATGACCGCTAAAATGGCGACAAGTCGTGATTACAACGAACTACTTGATATGTGGCAAGGTTGGCGCGAAGTGTCGAAACCAATGCGCGACCTTTACAAAGAGCAAGTTGTTCTGACTAATGAAGGTGCTAAAGAGCTCGGCTATGCAGATACTGGCGCTATGTGGCGTTCTAAGTACGATATGCCAGCTGATGATTTTGCGAAAGAGTTAGACCGCATTTGGGGTCAAGTTAAGCCACTTTATGATTCGCTTCATTGTCATGTTCGTGCAAAATTGGGCGAAAAATATGGCACAGACAAAGTGCCACAAGATAAACCTATCCCTGCTCATTTGCTAGGCAATATGTGAGGCTCAAACTTGGGGTAATATCTACGATTTAGTTGCGCCAGAAAATGCGGACCCTGGTTATGACGTAACCGAACTGCTTGCTGACCATAATTATGATGAGATTAAGATGGTCAAAGGCGCAGAGAAGTTCTTTACTTCGATGGGTTTTGCACCACTTCCTGAAACATTCTGGGAGCGCTCATTATTTACCAAGCCGAGAGACCGAGATGTTCAATGTCATGCGTCGGCTTGGAATATCGACTTTAAAGACGATTTACGTATAAAAATGTGTATTCAACGCACAGGTGAAGAATTTGCTGTTATTCACCATGAGCTTGGACACAATTTCTATCAACGCGCCTACAACAACTTACCTGTCTTTTATCAAGACAGCGCGAATGACGGATTCCATGAAGCGATTGGTGATACCATAGCGCTATCTGTCACACCTGGTTATCTGAAAGAAATCGGTTTATTGGACAAAGTACCTGACGAATCAAAAGACATTGGTCTATTAATGCGCATGGCTCTTGATAAAATTGCATTCATTCCATTTGGTCTTCTTGTAGATCAATGGCGTTGGAAAGTATTCTCTGGCGAAATTAAGCCAGAACAATATAACCAAGCTTGGTGGGAGCTGCGTGAGAAATACCAAGGTATCACTGCGCCAATCGCGCGTACTGAGGCGGACTTTGATCCAGGTGCCAAGTACCATGTTCCAGGTAATGTTCCTTATACTCGTTACTTCTTAGCGCACATTCTGCAATTCCAGTTCCACAAAGCAATGTGTGACATTTCAGGCAATAAAGAATCAATTCACCGCTGTTCTGTCTATGGTTCTGAAGAAGCTGGCAAGCGACTAAATGAGATGTTAGCAATGGGTTCAAGCCGCCCATGGCAAGAAGCTTTGGCGAAATTGACGGGGTCAAACGAAATGGACGCAAATGCCGTTCTCGACTATTTTGCTCCATTAAAAGCTTACTTAGACGAGCAAAACAAAGACCGTCAATGTGGCTGGTAATACTTAAATAATTTACCGGTAAATCGTATGTGTTTGGCTAAACATTAGTAAACGAATGACGTTTTACTCGTATTGAATCTAAAAGGTGCTTCTTTGAAGCGCCTTTTTTACGAGTGTCTATTTTGTCGTGCGTAGTAACTGGCTCACAACAGACTGAGAACTTAGCCAAGTAACGCAATTGTTGAGTGACATAGGTTCGCAAATATGAAATCCCTGCATCTGTGAAATACCGATTTTTTTCAGCTTTTCTATTTGTTCTTCCCGTTCAATACCCTTAGCGACGAGTTTCACGTCAAGTCGTTTCGCGATGGAAGCGCATAGCTCTAGCAGCGTGTTCTTATCGTCATCCGACAAATGCGAAAAAACAACAGGGTCCATCTTGATACCGGATAATCCTTTACTGATGAGATGTCTAAGTCCGCCATTGCCCGTTGCGAAGTCGTCAATATTTACTTCGTATCCTAGTTCATTCAGCGTTCTCACTAACTCTTCACTCTCAGGATGTAAGATGAGCAAACTGTCTGCAATTTCTAACACGATATGCCTAGAAAATGTGCCTTCGGCTGACTGGTGCTCGGCGAGATGATGCACAATCTTGTTTGATTGAAGGTCGAAAGCACTTAAATTGATGTGTACTTTGATATTTGGTTTAACTCCCAGTAGTGCAGGCAAATCTAAGTGCACCCGATTAAGCACCCAAGGCGTTATTTGTCTGAGAATACCAGCACGTAGGGCCATTTTAATAAACTGCTCCGCCGCAAGTAACGTACCGTCTTTCTGAGGCCATCGCAGTAATGCCTCAACAGCAACTATATCGCCTGACACAAAATCATAAACAGGTTGGTAATGAATCAACAATTCGTCTTTAGCCAAAGCATGTTGCAACATCTGCAAAGTCATTAATTCCTTTTTAGCTTCGCCTCCTAATTCTTCACTAAAAATAACCAGACTTTGCCGTGTGTGTTTAGCGTGATACATGGCAATATCCGCTTCTTTTAACAAATCCATGCTACTGGATTTCGCCCCGTTATACTGGCTAGCACCTGCGCTGTAATTAACATTCAACTCATAGCCTTCAATGTGAAAAGGATGATGAAGTGTGCTCACAAATGTATTGTTTTGAGAATAGATCGTTGTTGCATCATGAGCACTACACAGAAGCACAAACTCATCCCCACCAATGCGATAAAGTACGTTGTTAGGTAATAAGGCTTGAGACAATCGAATAGCCAGTTCCTTTAAAAGCTTATCACCAACCGAATGACCTAACGCATCATTGATTTCCTTGAAATTATTTAAATCAATCAGTAAAAGTGCAAAAGGCGTGTGCTTGTCCAGCCACTCACTAATTTGGCAAAGGCAACTCGCCCTATTCGGCAATCCAGTCAAACTGTCCTGTTCCGCTAATTTCTTTTCATATTCCGTGCGCTCTTTTTCCCGTTTCAACGACCGAAGACTGAGCTGAATAACGAGTAAAACAAATACACTGCCAAAAAACAGAATGCCCGATACACCAAGATCGACCCAGTCTATTGTGAGAGATGATATTAAATAGGCAACAAAAACGCTGTAGCTCACACTAAAACCGATAATTAATGCATAAAGAACCTTCCAGCCCAATTCTCGACTTAAAAAGCAAATTTTGTGAGCCGCTTTTAATGTGGACAGTAAAATGAACAATCCGGCGATGACAATCAATACTGCTATGACAGTCACGAATGTACCCTGAAGAAGTGTTTTAAAGAGTATAGGCGAGAAAAACTAAAGCGGCGAAAAAGCCCACACAATCTTACGGGAGTTATGCAGGCTGGTTGGAGTTTACGCGTTACGTAAGAGTGAGTAGAGCTGATCTTTCAATTGAAGTCTTTGTTTTTTCAGGGACTCCAGATATTCGTCTGAGCTACTCTCAACGCCATCTTCAATTCGGATCACGGCGTGGTCAAGATCATGATAGTCGTCAAACAAACGTGCGAAATGTTTATCGTTCATTTTCAACTCGTGGATCTTATCTTTAAATTCAGGTAATTCTTTTGCAAGGCTGTGGCGTTCAATCGTCATATTGAGACTCCTTTACACATAGAGAAAAGTGGCAACAGTAACTTTTATCAACTTGTTTCTGTTCCGTTAAAGTCATAGTACGCCTATGGAATTTTGTTTTTTTGATCTAAGACAAGCTCACTAAACTATTAATAAAAAGTTGAAAAATGACAAAAGGATTTAAATGGAACACATACTTTTAGTATATTGAATCCAAGACTTAAGTAATCGTGGAAAATGGCATAAAAAAGCCGACATAACGTCGGCTTTGTATTGGATAAACATTGATATTACAAGAATTTTCCAAGTGTTTTTACTTGATCCAACATACGATTAGAGAAACCCCACTCGTTGTCGTACCAAGCCATTACTTTAACTAGTTTGCCATCAACACGTGTTTGTGTTGCATCAAAAATAGACGATGCTGGATTGTGATTAAAGTCAATTGATACCAAAGGTAGTTCATTCACTTCAAGTACGCCTGCCATAGCACCCTGCGCTGCCGCTTTAACCGCTGCATTGACTTCTTCTTTAGTCGTTTCACGTGACGCAACAAAGGTCAGATCCACAAGTGACACATTGATAGTTGGCACACGAACAGCCATACCATCAAGTTTTCCAGCAAGCTCAGGCAACACAAGACCAACAGCTGCTGCTGCACCTGTTTTTGTTGGGATCATAGATTGCGTTGCGCTGCGCGCACGGTAAAGATCTGGGTGGTATACGTCAGTCAGTACCTGGTCATTAGTGTAAGCGTGAATAGTGGTCATACTACCTTGTTCAATTCCGATAGTATCGTTCAATGCTTTCGCTACAGGCGCTAAACAGTTAGTCGTGCAAGAGGCATTTGAAATGATGTTACTCGATGCAGTCAGTACATCGCTATTTACACCATGAACAACCGTGGCATCCATTTCTTTACCTGGTGCTGATACGATTACTTTTTTCGCACCTGCTTCAATGTGTTTAGAGGCACTTGCGCGGTCAGTAAACAACCCCGTACATTCAAGAACAACATCTACACCTAAACGTGCCCAAGGAAGATTTGATGGATCACGTTCTTGAACCAGCTCGATTTCATCATTGCCAATGACAAGTGTATTGCCTGAAAGCGACACTTCTTGCGAAAACTTGCCGTGCACTGAATCATATTGCGTCAAGTGTGCGTTTACATTTGCTGGAGCCAAGTCGTTGATTGCAACAACTTTGATTTCATTTTGTTGGTTTGACTCATAGAGAGCACGTAAAACATTACGACCGATACGGCCATAGCCATTAATTGCGATTTTAATCATTTTCGAGTCCCCTTGATTATTTAATTTGACTTGCTTGTTTTGCAAGCGCTTCAATGGCCTGCCAATCTTTGTTTGCAATAAGTTGCTTATCGACCATCCAAGTACCACCAACACACACAACGTTGCTCAGTGATAGGTACTTAGGTGCAGATTCGAGCGTGATGCCGCCGGTCGGGCAAAACTTTACGTGAGGAAGTGGTCCACCAATTGACTTTAACATTGGTGCCCCTCCTGCCGCTTCTGCAGGGAAAAACTTTAAAAACTTAAAACCATGAGACGCCAAACGCATAACTTCACTTGGCGTAGCGGCTCCCGGTAAAAATGGAATGTCTGTTGATTTTGCAAGTGCAATCAGTTCGTCTGTTACACCTGGACTCACCATAAAATCGGCGCCAGCTTCAACCGATGCGTCGAAAGTAGCCTTATCAACAACGGTGCCCGTACCAACAAACGCTTCTGGTACAGCTTGTTTCATCAACTTCACAGCTTCAGCAGCCACTGGTGTACGCAATGTAATTTCCAATGCACGTAAACCACCCGCATATAAAGCTTTAGCAAGCGGAGCCGCGTCGTCTAAATTGTCGATCACAACTACAGGTACAACTGGTGCCGATGATAAAATAGCTTCGATGTTCATCACGTCCCTCATTCCCAATTGTTATTCAATACCAAATGAGCTTGCGCCTAAATCAGCACTGCTCACGATGTTTCTGAATCCAGCAAATAACTCACGGCCTGTGCCATACGTCATGCCGGTTTGACTTATTTCTAATTCTCGTTTTGCCAACTCTTCATCTGAAACATGAAGTTTTAATACACCTTTTGGTGCATCCAAGGTAATTAAGTCACCATCTCGCACTTTCGCGATAATGCCCCCCTCGACCGCTTCAGGTGCCAAATGGATTGCCGCAGGTACTTTACCTGACGCACCAGACATACGTCCGTCAGTGACAATAGCCACTTTAAAACCTTGGTCCTGAAGGGTCGCCATTACTGGCGTTAACTTGTGAAGCTCAGGCATCCCTTTCGCTTTAGGGCCTTGCTCTTTTATTACAGCAATAAAATCTTGATTCAGTTCACCAGCAGCAAAAGCTTGTTGCAACGCGCTTTGTGAACTAAACACTTTGGCCGGCGCACTGACGACCTGATGCTGTTCTGCCACAGCGGATACTTTAATAACGGCTTTACCTAAGTTACCCGTTAGTAATTGCAGACCACCTTGTTTATTAAATGGATCGCTAACCGGACGAAGTACTTCCGCATCTAAGGAAGTTGCCGGACAATCTACCCACTCAACTTTGCAAGGTAATGTACTGTCCGTCATGATAGTTAAGTCTTGTTTGATACGTGGCTCTTTTGTGTAAGCGTCTAGACCATCACCTACAATAGTTTTTACGTCATTGTGTAGGAAACCTGCATCACGCAGTTCGCGCATCAAAAAGCCCATGCCGCCGGCTGCTTGAAAATGGTTTACATCCGCTGAGCCATTCGGATAAATACGTGTTAGCAACGGCACAACTTCAGACAAGTCCGCCATGTCCTTCCAATTAATTTCTACACCCGCGGCTTTAGCCATTGCCACTAAGTGAATGGCGTGGTTTGTTGAACCGCCTGTTGCCAACAATCCAACGAGGCCGTTGATCACCGTTTTCTCACTGACAATATCACCTAACGTATTTGCTGATTTAGACTCAATCAGTTGCTGTAACA
It contains:
- a CDS encoding putative bifunctional diguanylate cyclase/phosphodiesterase; the protein is MTVIAVLIVIAGLFILLSTLKAAHKICFLSRELGWKVLYALIIGFSVSYSVFVAYLISSLTIDWVDLGVSGILFFGSVFVLLVIQLSLRSLKREKERTEYEKKLAEQDSLTGLPNRASCLCQISEWLDKHTPFALLLIDLNNFKEINDALGHSVGDKLLKELAIRLSQALLPNNVLYRIGGDEFVLLCSAHDATTIYSQNNTFVSTLHHPFHIEGYELNVNYSAGASQYNGAKSSSMDLLKEADIAMYHAKHTRQSLVIFSEELGGEAKKELMTLQMLQHALAKDELLIHYQPVYDFVSGDIVAVEALLRWPQKDGTLLAAEQFIKMALRAGILRQITPWVLNRVHLDLPALLGVKPNIKVHINLSAFDLQSNKIVHHLAEHQSAEGTFSRHIVLEIADSLLILHPESEELVRTLNELGYEVNIDDFATGNGGLRHLISKGLSGIKMDPVVFSHLSDDDKNTLLELCASIAKRLDVKLVAKGIEREEQIEKLKKIGISQMQGFHICEPMSLNNCVTWLSSQSVVSQLLRTTK
- a CDS encoding YdcH family protein, with product MTIERHSLAKELPEFKDKIHELKMNDKHFARLFDDYHDLDHAVIRIEDGVESSSDEYLESLKKQRLQLKDQLYSLLRNA
- the gap gene encoding type I glyceraldehyde-3-phosphate dehydrogenase, with the translated sequence MIKIAINGYGRIGRNVLRALYESNQQNEIKVVAINDLAPANVNAHLTQYDSVHGKFSQEVSLSGNTLVIGNDEIELVQERDPSNLPWARLGVDVVLECTGLFTDRASASKHIEAGAKKVIVSAPGKEMDATVVHGVNSDVLTASSNIISNASCTTNCLAPVAKALNDTIGIEQGSMTTIHAYTNDQVLTDVYHPDLYRARSATQSMIPTKTGAAAAVGLVLPELAGKLDGMAVRVPTINVSLVDLTFVASRETTKEEVNAAVKAAAQGAMAGVLEVNELPLVSIDFNHNPASSIFDATQTRVDGKLVKVMAWYDNEWGFSNRMLDQVKTLGKFL
- the eda gene encoding bifunctional 4-hydroxy-2-oxoglutarate aldolase/2-dehydro-3-deoxy-phosphogluconate aldolase, with product MNIEAILSSAPVVPVVVIDNLDDAAPLAKALYAGGLRALEITLRTPVAAEAVKLMKQAVPEAFVGTGTVVDKATFDASVEAGADFMVSPGVTDELIALAKSTDIPFLPGAATPSEVMRLASHGFKFLKFFPAEAAGGAPMLKSIGGPLPHVKFCPTGGITLESAPKYLSLSNVVCVGGTWMVDKQLIANKDWQAIEALAKQASQIK
- the edd gene encoding phosphogluconate dehydratase, producing MLHPRIKEVTERVIERSKASRQAYLERMAYAKKQTRVRAGIGCGNLAHVMAACSSSDKARLKADEQPNIAIINSYNDMLSAHVPYKDYPDLIKAVAEKYDATAQVAGGVPAMCDGVTQGRDGMELSLFSRDVIAMSTAVALSHDVFDGVLCLGVCDKIVPGLLIGSLSFGHLPVFFLPAGPMQSGIPNKEKARVRQKFAQGLVSREELLEAESASYHSAGTCTFYGTANSNQMLMEIMGLHLPGSSFINPYTELRDGLTANAVETMLQQLIESKSANTLGDIVSEKTVINGLVGLLATGGSTNHAIHLVAMAKAAGVEINWKDMADLSEVVPLLTRIYPNGSADVNHFQAAGGMGFLMRELRDAGFLHNDVKTIVGDGLDAYTKEPRIKQDLTIMTDSTLPCKVEWVDCPATSLDAEVLRPVSDPFNKQGGLQLLTGNLGKAVIKVSAVAEQHQVVSAPAKVFSSQSALQQAFAAGELNQDFIAVIKEQGPKAKGMPELHKLTPVMATLQDQGFKVAIVTDGRMSGASGKVPAAIHLAPEAVEGGIIAKVRDGDLITLDAPKGVLKLHVSDEELAKRELEISQTGMTYGTGRELFAGFRNIVSSADLGASSFGIE